TTTCATCTACAATTGTTAAAGGACTATCCTTAAGCATACAAAGGTTAGGTGCTCTTGCCactattgaaaagaaaaaaatagtttgcCATTGGGAAGGCATTAGAAGTTGATGCAATGACAAAATCCTTCctcaaataataatatataatagcaCCAACATTTTTGAGACTATAAATACAAGAAAAATACTTGAAAGCTAAAATCCAAGGATTCACATGAAACACGGGCAGTGAAATCTGTTGCAGGTACGCATAAAGAAAAAGCACAAATGCCTCTAAAAGTAGCAAACTGGCCCATTGGATGTAGTTCACACTTCATATCACTTGCTTAGATCAACCTCTACCTCGTCCAGCACCTACAAAAAGAAGCAAAAGGTATTGGATTCATATACAAGCTTTAACTTCAAGGAACCATGTTAAAAAggcatatatattatatatgcaattCTCCAACAATAAAGCTTAACATCAAAGCCAACAAATTGTAGAATTAGTAAGGagtttttcaataataataagcTTTTATgctgaataatttacttatatATCAAGGAGCACATCTAGTCCagatgaaaataaaagataatagTAGCAGGAAACTCTTTGAACTCTGACATAGTCAATTTGATGTACTAGAATATATGATAAATATCTTATAATATCTCAATTCTCAaagtatattaaattatttcttaCAATTAGCTTCCGTAGTTTCTTATATTTTGTGGTTTGCTTCTTTATTTGATTAAGATTATAAATCTAGTATAAGAagtagggtcttgctaacgactACCTCCGGGGCACtatttaagcattccatttaaagaaattatttattcaaaaagtgaaacatttcAATTCCCAATGTgttgacttcacacatttccataaaaaattcacaaaaatttACTGCTTGCTTAacgagtgccccgggggcactggcactcgttagcatttcCCTAATAAGTATAAATAAAGGTTGATATTTAGTCTTCTGTATCGtaacaaaaacataatttaaGATAGAAAAGAATACACATAGAGGTGGTAAAACATACAATGAGTGCATTTATGGTTTACCTCTGCTTCCTCCAGGCTTTCCACCTTGGCTACCCCTACCTCGGCCTCCAGCTCCTCTAGCACCACCATCATCAAAACCACGCCCAATACCTTTTGGTTGGCGTCCACCAGCACCAGAACCAGCACCTTCCTCCCTACCTCCCCCTCTTCCCCTACCACGTCCCACGCCAGGTGGCTTGCGATCTGAAAAGGGTGACACTGATCAGATAACTTAACTTTTTATATAACTGGAAGGCTGCATGCATGAATGGCATTTCAAATTATGTGGGAATATAAATTTATCATTTGctaatttataaacaaaatagaCGTGACCTGAAAAATGTCGGAATCAATCAGAAGAAAATTATatgcatctttttttttttttttttttgcttacgAATTATATGCATCTTTGTTATAACAAGCATGTAAATATTCTTTTTCCCCTTGTAAACCACCAAATCAATTTACATATCAAGATAAAGACCAACTGCTAGATCCAACAAGAGAAGTTTGATGGGTTTGCTATGGCGCATGCAAAACACTAAAGAGATGTTTTAATGGACTTAAATACCATATCTCAACCTCAACCCAAAATCTAAAGGTATCAGATTCATAGTTCCTTCCACATTATATCCTCCTCAGCTTGATCGTTCCTATTCTATGTAGGATTTTTCACTCAGACCCACACGACACACTCTAAAACTCTCAAAACCAACTACATATAAAAACAATGGTTCATACCTGTGCGGCTCTTGGTTTCTTCTTGAACTTTGTCAATAACCTAAAAGAAAAGGCAATAGAGCAAAATTAGTTGACAAAAAAGTACATACAACTTAGAAATCACTTAACAAATTATCAACATCAGCTGATTCACTAAAAGGGTAGCCTAATGCAGAAGCTCCCACAATTTTGGGGTTTGATGACTGATGAGTACAGCCGTAAACCCTAAAGCACAAGGCTTTTCCCCCCTGACTAAACCCATGACCAACAGATCACATGGTATTAACTAGCAACTCTACTATTGTGCCAATTGCCAAGGCTCGCCTTCTTAACAACCTATTCAccaatgattttttaaaatgattttaagGGAGTGCACTGTCCGTGTAAACTAACATATAAAGTGGCAAAATAATGAATTCTCATCGGATGTCAGCGTCAAACTGATCAACACAAACATTACACATCCCTTAATCTCTTTTTATACAACTAAAATCTTAGCAAGCACCACCACCATTACATACCTCATCAGGAACACGAAGGTACTTAATCGTATTGCCTCGTATATAACACTCGGGCATCCGCCAAAATCTGTCTCCATCCTACATTGTcaataacaatcaaaatcaacaaaCCAACCTTTCAATAACAACAAAttacaaaaacacaaaacaagGACACTTAAAAAAGAACATTACTTTAGAGGTACAAATAACTTCCCGGAGATGAATGTTCATCCATGTATCACAATTAACCAAGTGACCATTATAAGTCTCTCCATTTTTCAGCTCCACCAACTGTAACAAAAAGTTCAAAAAAACAtttaacaacaataaaaaaaccACAATTTATTATAAATCAAACAGAACATCACAACAAggtaaaataaagaaaaggtTTTGGTTACTTACCATAGGGTGGCCTTGTGCAGTCTTAAGAAGTGAAAGAGGAAgctgcaaaaattaaaaaaaaagatgaaaaattaacataactGTAATCATATAACTAACAGTAACAGTAACATAAACCCTACTAATTCGAAACTTTTTAACGTAAAAGTTTGTGATACCGACACGACATCCTATGATCAATTGGGGAAGTTGAATGCGGCTAGGGTTtccggaagaaaaaaaatgttttttttttttgtttgaagagAGAGGGAAAGAAAGGGAAGAGAGAATATGAAGATCTAGGTATtcgttgaaaaaaaaaaaaggttggaAAAGGAAAGGTACTTACCATGTTGATTTGTGGGTGTGGTGTGTGGTGGATGAAGTTGTGCGATTGAGAAAAGAGCAGAGAGAGTGAAAAAGAAGGCGGAGGAGGAGGGAAAGAGTAGAGAGCTCTGTGATTGatttcttgattttatttttcttttgacaaagaTTTCTTCTTTATTcccctctattttttttattggaaaacatagttaaattgatttattttagtttgtttttttttttttacaaaatttaaaatttgatatgatttatatctatttttttctatatattaagaaaaatattaatgaatgtaccaaagaaaataaaaaatattaatgattctGCGAGCTTAGCTCGGTTGTGGTTGGGACATCGCATTTTATAGGCAGAAATCAGGGTTAGAACTTGGACACTTATTCTAATCAATATACTACctgactaaaaaaaatttaaattattaatagcGGGTGATGGGAAGTGGTCAACTGCCGAAACTTTGTCGTCAATTAAACAGTCGGAACTCCACCGTCAACCACTGTAAGATCGTCGACGCTCTGCTGAGCACTTCCCACTTACCAAAAAAGAATATTAACTGACTTAAAAAAACTGATTACTAACGACAtgtatttacaaaaaaaaaaaaaaataatagctgGACATCCCAATTTTCTCAACACTCATTTCAGATTTTCCCAATTTTCTTTTTCACGTTTTCCTTGTATTTATGCTTAAGTTTACAAATTTTATCGCGAAATTGCTTTTGCATAATAGTTTTGACGCTAAACAAATGCATATGGACTTTGTAAAACACGTTTAATATTTTCGTCAGATCAATGTTTGTTGTATATTTAAAATCTAGGAGGCCATTGACAAGAACTATTTCATCATCTTTAGAGTATAGAAGAGTCTTGGGCTTCACCATTTAAAATGAAGATTATTTCTGGTTTCCTGTCATTGTGTGCGCGTGAGAGAGAGATAGGGTTTTGAGTTGGAAGGAGAAGTTATAGTGAACAAAACAAGGGGTATTATTTTTGCCTGTTAAAATTACGGTattaaaatgaatgaaaagaaGGTTGCTTGTGAAAATCAATTAACTTTACTTTTCCTATGCAATTGCAGGTTAATGATGGGATTCTGAGTAAATAAATACCGTAGAATAGAATTAGAAGCGACTGAACTGACTAGAAAGACCAAAGAACCACCTGTTATTatcattattactattttttttggaGTACTCGTTATTACTCCCACCGTAATACAATATAAGTCATTTTTAACATAAAACAcaattaagaaaatataattaatgttagATAGGAAAATTGGGATATTCTCAACCCATACTCTTATTTGTCAATGTTAAGGTTGACTGCCATGAATTTGGAGGTTTATTTGAGATAATTTAAGTTAACGGATACTTGGTCACTCGAGCAACACCGTTTACTAACCCCATTGAACTCATCATTATTCCAAAACTCAAGTTGAGGGAAATGTGGCATTTACATTCGTGATAGCACATAGCTCTCTAGCTCTTACCTGTGTATCTTGGTTCCCCTCTTAGATCGATGTCCGAGAACGGGAGGCGGTCGcctcttttattttcaacttttttctgTCAACTTATTCGATTTACTACATCAATGGATAATAAAACATACAACTGAGTCAAGGAATATAAGTAGCTTCTTTGTTACCTGAACTTCCATGATTTATTGGTTATTAGGAATATAATTTCCCAAATCAATGAATAATCCCCTTTCAACCCTCCCATAATTTGCACagtaaatgaaaagaaaaagaaacataaacaaagGTCAGCCGatctaataaaaaaatggtCAGAAGAAAGTCTGGCCATTCAATGGAATAAGACCCATCGAAATAGACATGGAAGATGTCAAAGTCTGTGCAGTATGCAACATGTAAAACCTAGAGCTTCTTGATAGAAATTGTCCAGAGAAGATCTGAATCAGACTGTACTGTTACTATATCTCCTTTTATGATATTTGATGTGCTTACTAAACCACCAAATCTCATCTCCGTTTCATCTgaaattgtcaaaataaaatgcTAACCATCAGACTCCGGTGACAAACAAGATTACAACTTGATGattggataaaaaaattaaggataaCGATTCATAAAAAGCATCATGTATATACCGTCAATTGTTGATATTCTAATAGACTGATAATTAGTGTATTTATTTACTCATTAGGAGCACATGAAAAGTATTCCATCCTATATCTCTGATTAACAACAGCCACGCAATAAAAATAAAGCCTCGGGAAGCACATTTTCATTCAGTTAAAAATTTACAGGTTTGGAACTAAAACAATCACATAGCATTATTATTCAGCAAAATATGCAATACTTACTGAGGTCCCACTTTAGTCCTGTGGTTGTAGAACTTCCAGATGGCATCCCGATGGGAACGAGTCCACAATGTGGACCCTCGACAGAAGATTGAATGAAGATCTTGTGCGAGTGATTCTTTGGAAGAAGGTGAATGAGGCAATCGTCGGATAGAAGGATAACACGTGTGTTGGAGAATCGACACAACACATTAATATTTCCCATCTCGTGATCAAATCTCCCACCAAGTGCTCCAACAGCAAGAATGCACAACTGCCATCATGTTGAGAGATAAGAGCAGCTGAGATTAATTCCAATAAGGTACAGCCAAATACACATAGCACTATAGTGATTATTTACTATTAAGCAGGGATAAGGGCTCATACTAAACAAGGTTCAATTCATTTCATTTATCCAAAAACTATCTAAGGCTAAATTTGAAATTGGCATCCGTTCACCCCCCTGTCCTCTCCTTGCAAAAGACATAATAAAGTATCACCAGATATTTAACTTACTTCTGATTTATCAGTATCTGGTGTAAGGTCACGTATGTATGCAACACATTTGTGTAAATCCGTGGTGTCCTGATCTTCAGACTCGTCAATTATCTTCGTTCCCTGCTTGAAGCAAAAGAGCATAAGACATTAAGACCCTCGACATGATTTTATGGAATGAAGACTATATACAAAGTAGCAGTAACATAGGAACCAATAATGACAGTTTGGTATGAACCAGAAAGTTGAGTTCTGAAATAATTGTCTCCATTACATGACATTCACAAACAAAAACCATAAAGATGTAGATAGAGAGGGATACCAGCTTTGCATAGAAATCACGTACTTCTGTCCTAATTGAATCCATGTCACCTTTGATTGCATCAGGCTTGTACCTGACAGAAACCTCAACAGTTAGATAATAGGAAACTTTTAACTGACTAATCATAGACAAATAATGGCAAACCAAGCTCTAGGTCACCAAACTAAATAAAACAAGTACTGCCAGTAGCACAGTAAAACAATCACTTTTACAAAGCTTTTAGCGAGTCCATTACAGTTGTTCAACAAATAAACTTCACATGTATTTGGTTCTATGGTggcaaaatttgattttagtaaAAGTGAGtataagataaaattatttatgtttggatatgtTCAGGTAAATGTTGGACaataaatttgagtgtaaaaaacATGTTTTGAGGCAAAAGCTACAAATTTTAACTCAagttagaatcaattctagattcaaaatcaattctaatcGGGACACTAAACATACCAAAATCAGTTTGAGCCTTTGAGGTCACCAGAATCACTTTTGGATCTCCCAAAAGTGAATCCAAACATGTACTTACTCCCTATGACATCAATCTCAAAAGCATAAAGAAGTGCTTTGTGAGAAAAGTTAAATCAACTCATTGAAAGCTATGGTTGACTGACTACCAGTCACAGGTAATCTACATACAATTTTCAACATATACATAATACCAAACATTTACTTCCTCCCAATAAATGAAATAGTAACTGCAATtacataataattaaaatatatgaaaaaccAGTAACTGAAAACACAAATAAGGAAATATAGCATAGGCACATAGCTTTAATATGACAATATCAAATAGAAAAATACAGTGCGTGGTATTGCCACCATGaacataataaataaacaagataagaaaaaaaagtaccTGGTGCGAACATTGGAAGGATTAAGTTTAGGGAAGCAAAgaggcatttcatcaaacacgcGGTTGGCACCACCATCAGCGCAGACTCGTATATGTGCTGTAAAGAATCAATCAATTAGGAATAACTAACTAAGTAAtgcatgaatgaatgaattcaaTAGTAATATAGAAAAGAGTGAGGGTGCAGGAAGAAATACCATGGTCCCAAAGCAGAGGAGTGAATTTGGGGAGGTTTTGATTTAGAATAACGAGAGCGTATTTAAGAGAAACAGAGGAATTATTATCCgaaggaggaagaagaaaatttgaagaatgagACATCAACCCCTccattcttattcttattttcttttatttttcttctcccAAACCGAGTTTCGCTGAGTTCCTAATactaatatttcttttttttttttttaggaatatTACgtaacataaaataattttt
This genomic interval from Trifolium pratense cultivar HEN17-A07 linkage group LG6, ARS_RC_1.1, whole genome shotgun sequence contains the following:
- the LOC123893177 gene encoding sm-like protein LSM4 codes for the protein MLPLSLLKTAQGHPMLVELKNGETYNGHLVNCDTWMNIHLREVICTSKDGDRFWRMPECYIRGNTIKYLRVPDEVIDKVQEETKSRTDRKPPGVGRGRGRGGGREEGAGSGAGGRQPKGIGRGFDDGGARGAGGRGRGSQGGKPGGSRGAGRGRG
- the LOC123892635 gene encoding thiamine pyrophosphokinase 2 — translated: MEGLMSHSSNFLLPPSDNNSSVSLKYALVILNQNLPKFTPLLWDHAHIRVCADGGANRVFDEMPLCFPKLNPSNVRTRYKPDAIKGDMDSIRTEVRDFYAKLGTKIIDESEDQDTTDLHKCVAYIRDLTPDTDKSELCILAVGALGGRFDHEMGNINVLCRFSNTRVILLSDDCLIHLLPKNHSHKIFIQSSVEGPHCGLVPIGMPSGSSTTTGLKWDLNETEMRFGGLVSTSNIIKGDIVTVQSDSDLLWTISIKKL